The sequence below is a genomic window from Kitasatospora kifunensis.
GATGGTCAAGCAGGTCCGACGCTGCGGGCGGGACGTGCGGGCGATCTCGGCGGGCGGCGGCCTCTCGGTGCCGTACGAACCGGGGCAGCCGGAGGTCGACACCGAGCGGTACTTCCGGATCTGGGACGCCGCCCGGCAGGAGCTGGTGAGCGAACTCGGCCACCCCGTAAGGCTGGAGATCGAGCCCGGCCGCTTCCTGGTGGCCGGCTCCGGAGTGCTGCTCAGCGAGGTGCGGGCGCAGAAGCCGGTCGGCGCCAACCACTTCGTCCTGGTCGACGCCGGCTTCAACGACCTGATGCGGCCGGCGATGTACGGCAGCAGCCACCGCGTCTCGGTCCTGACGCCCGACGGCGCGCCGCGGGTGACGCCGCAGCGGCAGACGGTACTGGCCGGGCCGCTCTGCGAGTCCGGTGACGTGTTCACCCAACTCGAGGGCGGCGAGGTCGAGTCGGTGCCGATGCCGCGCGTCGAGATCGGTGATCTGGTGGTCTTCCACGACACCGGGGCGTACGGCGCGAGCATGTCCTCCACCTACAACTCGCGCCCGCTGATCCCGGAGGTGCTGGTGGACGGGCCCGACACCCGGCTGATCCGGCGCCGCCAGAGCGTCGCCGAACTGCTCTCGCTGGAGACCAACCTGCCCGCCTGACCCCAGAGGGCCTCACGCTGGCCAGGTCGACAGGCAGACTGCTAAGGTCCTCTT
It includes:
- the lysA gene encoding diaminopimelate decarboxylase; amino-acid sequence: MTISPDLDGARLARLAEEHSTPTWVYDAQHIRAQIARLRSFDVIRFAQKACSNTHILRLMRTEGVLVDAVSQGELERALTAGYDVAGPNEPVVFTADLLDRATLRRVVELGVPVNAGSPQMLDQVGAASPGHRVWIRINPGFGHGHSRKTNTGGEHSKHGIWHEHLAQSLELVDRHGLDLIGLHMHIGSGVDYDHLEAVCETMVKQVRRCGRDVRAISAGGGLSVPYEPGQPEVDTERYFRIWDAARQELVSELGHPVRLEIEPGRFLVAGSGVLLSEVRAQKPVGANHFVLVDAGFNDLMRPAMYGSSHRVSVLTPDGAPRVTPQRQTVLAGPLCESGDVFTQLEGGEVESVPMPRVEIGDLVVFHDTGAYGASMSSTYNSRPLIPEVLVDGPDTRLIRRRQSVAELLSLETNLPA